A window from Lactiplantibacillus pentosus encodes these proteins:
- the acpS gene encoding holo-ACP synthase — protein sequence MIYGTGIDLTELSRIQTILAKGLKLPEKVLTPAEQAVFARYPLKRQIEFLAGRFSAKEAYSKAYGTGIGAAVGFQDIEILDNQHGKPEITRHPFDGPAWVSISHTDTFVMTQVILERGNL from the coding sequence GTGATTTATGGGACCGGGATCGATTTAACTGAGCTAAGTCGGATTCAGACGATTTTGGCGAAGGGATTGAAGCTACCTGAAAAGGTCCTCACTCCCGCTGAACAAGCGGTGTTTGCACGTTACCCGCTAAAACGGCAAATTGAATTTTTGGCAGGACGTTTTTCAGCCAAGGAAGCCTACAGTAAGGCGTACGGGACTGGCATTGGCGCTGCAGTTGGGTTTCAAGATATTGAAATTTTAGATAATCAGCATGGCAAACCTGAGATTACGCGGCATCCATTTGATGGGCCGGCCTGGGTCTCAATTTCGCATACGGATACGTTCGTCATGACACAAGTTATATTGGAAAGAGGCAATTTGTGA
- the alr gene encoding alanine racemase, giving the protein MVVIGEHRHTQVTVDLQAIKTNISAEMAQKDELTELWAVVKANGYGHGIIQVAQAAKEAGATGFCVAILDEALALRAAGLTEPILVLGITEPEFAPLAAEKDISLAVGTQEWLKTAAAILTANEVVTPLHVHLALDTGMGRIGFQTPAELAQAVAALRQSKSPFDFEGIFTHFATADQADDTYFTHQLNQWKELIAAVDELPKYVHVSNSATSLWHQACNGNMVRFGVALYGLNPSGRELSTPYPLHPALSLTAQLTFVKRLARGKSVSYGATYTADQDEWIGTVPIGYADGYERRLQGFHVLVDGEFCEIVGRVCMDQLMVRLPHEVPVGAKVTLVGTDGDNTITLQDIADYCGTIHYEIACGLATRVPRVYID; this is encoded by the coding sequence ATGGTTGTAATTGGGGAACACCGCCACACGCAAGTCACAGTTGATTTGCAGGCAATTAAGACAAATATTAGTGCAGAAATGGCGCAAAAGGATGAGCTAACGGAACTCTGGGCAGTTGTTAAAGCCAATGGTTACGGCCACGGCATCATCCAAGTGGCACAGGCAGCTAAGGAAGCCGGTGCGACTGGTTTTTGTGTCGCTATTTTGGATGAAGCACTGGCCTTGCGGGCTGCTGGGCTCACCGAACCCATCTTAGTGTTGGGCATTACAGAACCTGAATTTGCACCGCTAGCGGCAGAAAAAGACATCTCGCTCGCAGTGGGAACGCAGGAGTGGCTCAAAACAGCGGCCGCAATTTTGACGGCTAACGAGGTCGTCACACCGTTACACGTTCACTTGGCACTAGATACTGGTATGGGCCGCATCGGCTTTCAAACGCCTGCCGAATTAGCTCAGGCGGTCGCAGCACTTCGCCAGTCGAAGTCACCCTTTGATTTTGAAGGTATCTTTACGCACTTTGCCACGGCGGACCAAGCCGATGACACCTACTTTACGCACCAATTGAACCAGTGGAAGGAGCTGATTGCGGCAGTGGATGAACTGCCAAAGTATGTGCATGTTTCGAATTCTGCGACGAGTTTGTGGCATCAGGCTTGCAACGGTAATATGGTTCGGTTTGGTGTGGCCTTATATGGACTGAACCCGTCTGGCCGGGAACTCAGCACCCCATACCCACTGCATCCAGCACTGTCTCTGACCGCTCAGTTGACGTTTGTGAAACGGCTTGCTCGCGGTAAATCAGTGAGTTATGGCGCCACGTATACGGCTGACCAGGATGAATGGATCGGGACGGTGCCAATTGGGTACGCTGACGGTTATGAACGCCGACTCCAGGGCTTTCACGTCTTAGTTGATGGCGAATTTTGTGAAATCGTTGGGCGGGTCTGCATGGACCAGTTAATGGTTCGGTTACCCCATGAGGTTCCTGTCGGTGCCAAGGTAACGCTAGTTGGGACGGATGGCGATAACACGATTACGTTACAAGATATTGCGGATTACTGTGGCACGATTCACTACGAAATTGCCTGTGGACTTGCCACACGGGTGCCACGCGTTTACATTGATTAG
- a CDS encoding type II toxin-antitoxin system PemK/MazF family toxin, with protein MAAADIKRGDIFYADLSPVVGSEQGGMRPVLIVQNNVGNHYSPTVIVAAITAKVQKAKMPTHVNINAAHTGIEKNSVVLLEQIRTIDKQRLKDRVTHLDDQTMRRVDNALQISIGLADRTRRRPQRTFQS; from the coding sequence ATGGCTGCAGCTGACATTAAGCGTGGTGATATTTTCTATGCAGATTTATCACCAGTCGTGGGCTCCGAACAGGGGGGCATGCGCCCAGTGCTAATCGTACAAAATAATGTCGGTAACCATTACAGTCCCACGGTGATTGTTGCAGCAATTACTGCCAAGGTTCAAAAAGCGAAAATGCCCACCCACGTGAACATTAACGCTGCCCACACGGGGATTGAAAAAAATTCGGTTGTATTGTTAGAGCAAATTCGAACGATTGATAAGCAACGGCTTAAAGATCGGGTCACGCACTTGGATGACCAAACGATGCGCCGAGTTGATAATGCGTTACAAATTAGTATCGGGTTAGCTGACCGAACACGACGACGGCCACAACGCACGTTCCAATCATAG
- a CDS encoding KUP/HAK/KT family potassium transporter, producing the protein MSKQTQLSKRRAAGLLVAMGVVYGDIGTSPLYVMKAIVTGQGGLQAVDETFMLGAVSLVFWTMTLLTTVKYVMIALNADNHGEGGIFSLFALVRHRARWLVVPAMIGGAALLADGALTPAVTVTTAIEGLRDVPAYVQLFGTGQQAIIIITLAIITGLFMLQRFGTNTIGKLFGPIMLAWFTFLGLSGLLNLTHDWTILRALNPYYAGMLLISPANKVGILILGSVFLATTGAEALYSDLGHVGKTNIRLSWPYVKICLLLSYFGQAAWILGPGQARQGNVNPFFAMLPANLTMAAVIFATVAAIIASQSLISGSFTLVSEAIRLKLFPRLFTTYPGNAVGQMYLPAVNWGLWVVTSSLVLFFQTSEKMEAAYGLAITLTMLMTTTLIYAYMRQKRVPILGAGSLTAFFAVIEGIFLVASAAKFWHGGYVAVGLALLIFLVMAIWYRGEQLVKQHSQPLSLSQYKPQLARLRDDQTIDKFQTNVVFLTSRMDGDQLERQVLYSILDKWPKRADVYWFVNVTITDEPYTAEYKVDTLATDYVVMVKLYLGFRVRQDINRYLRTIVRDLMASGRLASQEQTYSVTPGRDVGDFRFVIIEEKLTNSSRLSRLDRLVLETKLAIKKYATTPAKWFGLEFSEVTVETVPILFSEIPALPITEKQA; encoded by the coding sequence ATGAGTAAGCAGACGCAGTTAAGTAAGCGCCGCGCCGCCGGTCTGTTAGTGGCGATGGGCGTGGTATATGGCGATATTGGGACGAGTCCCCTCTACGTGATGAAGGCAATCGTGACCGGTCAAGGTGGTCTTCAAGCCGTTGATGAAACTTTTATGTTAGGGGCGGTCTCGTTAGTGTTTTGGACGATGACGCTGCTAACAACGGTCAAATACGTGATGATTGCGCTCAATGCGGATAATCATGGTGAAGGCGGTATTTTCTCCCTATTTGCATTAGTTCGGCACCGGGCCCGCTGGTTGGTCGTACCGGCGATGATTGGTGGTGCCGCACTATTAGCCGATGGGGCGTTGACCCCCGCGGTGACGGTGACGACGGCCATTGAAGGCTTGCGTGATGTGCCAGCTTACGTGCAACTCTTTGGGACGGGCCAGCAAGCCATCATTATCATCACGTTGGCGATTATTACGGGCTTGTTCATGTTGCAACGTTTCGGCACCAATACGATTGGTAAACTATTTGGACCAATCATGCTCGCGTGGTTCACTTTTCTAGGCCTGAGTGGGCTCCTGAACTTGACGCACGATTGGACGATTTTGCGGGCGCTCAATCCCTACTATGCCGGCATGTTACTGATTAGTCCCGCCAATAAAGTCGGCATTTTGATCTTAGGGAGCGTCTTTCTGGCAACGACGGGGGCGGAGGCGTTGTATAGCGACCTCGGGCATGTCGGTAAGACCAATATTCGGTTGAGTTGGCCGTATGTCAAAATCTGCTTACTGTTGAGCTACTTCGGACAAGCCGCTTGGATTTTGGGCCCCGGACAGGCACGGCAGGGTAACGTTAATCCGTTTTTTGCTATGTTACCAGCTAATTTGACGATGGCTGCCGTTATTTTTGCGACGGTCGCTGCGATTATTGCGTCGCAGTCACTGATTAGCGGGTCGTTTACCCTGGTCAGCGAGGCGATTCGGCTCAAGTTGTTCCCACGACTGTTCACCACTTATCCCGGAAATGCGGTCGGTCAGATGTATCTGCCAGCCGTCAACTGGGGTCTCTGGGTCGTGACGAGTTCGCTCGTGCTGTTCTTTCAAACTAGTGAAAAGATGGAAGCCGCCTATGGATTAGCGATTACGTTGACGATGCTCATGACGACAACGCTGATTTACGCCTATATGCGCCAAAAACGAGTGCCGATTCTCGGTGCCGGCAGTCTGACTGCTTTCTTTGCGGTGATCGAAGGCATCTTCTTAGTGGCCAGTGCCGCTAAATTTTGGCACGGGGGCTACGTGGCTGTCGGGCTGGCGCTACTGATTTTCTTAGTGATGGCCATCTGGTATCGGGGTGAACAACTGGTGAAGCAGCACAGCCAACCGCTCAGCCTGAGTCAGTACAAGCCGCAGCTGGCCCGTTTGCGTGATGACCAAACGATCGATAAGTTTCAAACCAATGTCGTCTTCTTAACGAGCCGCATGGACGGGGACCAATTGGAGCGGCAGGTCTTGTATTCGATTCTGGACAAGTGGCCCAAACGTGCGGATGTCTACTGGTTCGTCAACGTCACGATTACCGATGAGCCGTATACCGCTGAATACAAGGTCGATACGCTCGCCACTGATTACGTGGTGATGGTCAAACTCTACCTGGGATTCCGCGTGCGCCAGGATATCAACCGCTACCTGCGCACGATCGTCCGTGATTTGATGGCTTCAGGACGGCTAGCCTCACAGGAACAGACGTACTCCGTAACACCGGGACGCGACGTGGGTGATTTCCGCTTCGTCATCATTGAGGAAAAGTTGACGAATAGTAGTCGCTTATCCCGATTAGACCGGTTGGTGCTCGAAACTAAGTTGGCGATCAAGAAATACGCGACGACGCCTGCCAAATGGTTTGGCCTGGAATTTTCAGAAGTCACCGTGGAGACCGTCCCGATTTTGTTCAGTGAGATCCCCGCACTGCCGATTACGGAGAAACAGGCTTAG